In Drosophila subpulchrella strain 33 F10 #4 breed RU33 chromosome X, RU_Dsub_v1.1 Primary Assembly, whole genome shotgun sequence, the DNA window CtttgttggggcggggtggcttgatcgcggAAATTGCTGAAGTCCCAAGAGCGAAAGGTAAGCAAAAAACACAGGGTACTTTGGGGTTTTTGCGCTACGGGCATAGGTGTTAATTGGTACActagacttaggggagagatacagagggagagcggacggcagtgcaaGCACGCGAGAtgtacacccaaaaaaaaaatcgcccTTAATTCAAGAAATTCGCCTTTAAATCAAGAAAATGGCCTATGATTTTCATCTAACGGCGACTcgcctttattttaaataaatagttttCTTGAATTTATGGTTTTCCATTTCTGCAAATAATGACAAATTTTTCATAAATGTATGGTAAAAAACCTTaaaattaaggaaatttttcttaaaataagaaaaaaattatttataatgtaagattaccttttttttacatttgaggaatttggttggttttgtataccaattttggattttaaatggataaaaccgtttctaattttaatggcaattaaatttttatatttacctgTATTTAtgtaagatttattttatataaatactttttataaacatataaataacaaatggAAAAATCCTTACCTCAGACAACCCCGGCATGAACTCGAACCCGCAACTGCTCACACCATAGCCAGACGTCTTAACCATTCGGCCACGCGTGCTTCTTTTCATACAATGACTAAAGAGGGCTATGGTGCTTTTGGTCCAGCTTTACGCATACCAATAACGTTTTTACTAATCTAAACCCTTTTAACAACCATTTAAACAATTTGGTTAATAGAAAAGTGAAActaataagaataaaaattattgtaCGATTGTTTATTGACCGGACGTCTTTACCAGCTAGACCACCATCAAACTGTATAAAAAAAGTCACTTTTCCCTTAAAATATGGGTATTTCTTTACTAAATTTAAGTAAGAATTAACCattatttcaagaaaaaaataaagaaaaattcgccattagttaaagaaaaaattcCGATTCTTCCACTTCttctttacaaaaaaaaaaaatatggcgAAATTCCGTAAATTTTAGAAACTTTTTCTataatcaagaaaatatttcttaattcaagaaaatatttcttaattcaatGGCGTTTTAAAATCACCGGCgattttctaatatttatggtgattttttttttgagtgtactttccgacgaatcgagtatacccttttactctacgagtaatgggtataacAAGTTTTAGAGGTGGAAAGAGCTGCACTCACCTTATAGCTCTATTCAAAGATTAAAATAAACTACAGGCCTTAAGTTTTTTAAGGTTAGAACTTACACAAGATTACAGGGAAACCACAATCAATATCTACAATTAACGTTCACAAACACTTATTACAAATCACTAAGAACGCACTGCATTTCAGAAACTGTACTTAATTTTTTCTACTGTAATctttttttcactttaaagttttaagaaaTCTAAGCGATTTATTAGCGCTGCCACCTTGTTGAAATCAAAACAGGCTTTTACAGCTGATTACTTAACAGTGATGCGGACTGTTAAGCTTTACTGTTAATAACATTGGAGATTTATGTTATCCTAATGCATTGtgataaacaaaaccaatttttaacgACTTTAAGAAATCGATTTTGGCCAATAAAAGTGgtcaaattccccatagtgcgCTGGTGGGTACTGAAACTAGATTTTTGGCGCTAGGCCCATACCGGACTGACATTGCAAATATCAAtctaaaattgattttatggATTTTGTCCAAATTGTCTTGTTTGGTTTATTAGGACAGCAACTTTAAAATGGAATGCGTCtcgattttttatttttgaaaatcctACATTTTTTAGATCAGTTGTTCAAAATGCTCAACGTAGCTAATTCATTCTTTCGGCAAATTTAAAGCGTGATATTATAGTTGTAAATTAAAGCCAATCAGCTAAATTAGCTGACCACAACAAAAGATAGAAATAAAACTACaatgagaaaaaaaatattaattttagaaaactaaaaataaaacctaTATTTTTGTCACAATTTTTGTGATTTATTCATCAAACTCTATCAGCAACTATAATCTACCGTTTTGAAGCGCTTAGGTTGTGAGCTAGTGTAAGATGCGATTTATTAATACATTAAACTGTCTGTCAATTTTATGGGCTTGCCATAAAGGTAATGATATGGCTAGGGTTATTAAAACGCTTACGATGAGAAAACATGACTTAACAGGCTGACTAAACTACACTTCTTTACAGAGCATCAGTCCGGGATTGGTGGACACCGAGATCGTACCTCTGGCTTACAAAAAACTGCCCATGCTGCGGGCGGAGGATGTGGCCAATGCCATCATGTATGTTTTGGACACGCCCCCACACGTCCAGGTGCATGAGCTGACCATCAAGCCAATGGGCGAACCCTTTTAGAACACCGCTGCATTGCAACGCATCgtctaataaatattttagagtATTGGGCATAACCTTGAACTAGTTTTCTGAATGAATAATTTGAGAATTAAATGGAACCAGTGTTGTTCTAAACCGGACTCCATTTGTACCACACTTCGGAAAATTAAAGGAATGCGAACACTTGCAcattaaatttgtttatgtttttggTGAAAAACTGgatcaaaacaaaataaaatgaaaaaaaaatggtttcttAAAAAACAGAACTAAAATGAATTTTGTATGGAGCCTTctacctttaaaaatatttcaaccCAGTCTAACACCTTAAACTTTTTTTCGTTCTCTGTATATgcattatattattatattctaTTCTGTTATATTACTATTCACTGTTGTACTGTTTTATACTCATGCAAAGGGTATTATAATGTTcatctaaaaattatattgtaatgaAGAAGCGGTTTTAGACATAATAAAGTATACATACATACCTACTCGTACAAATTTTAAGCAGCATCTCTAGATGATTCAAAATGGGCATGTCCGTCGGCTTTTATGGTGTTCGATATCATGTAAAGTTTTCCCATTgtctttttataaaatatggaTTATATTCTAGGGCTTCCATGGAAAAAACCGTTTGGTTTTTGGTATAAAAGCGAAAGATTCAAAACAATATGGCATAAAAAATAAgtcaagatccatttcactATTGCTATTAGtgaattacatttaaaaacaagagaaaatgctatagtcgatgccatcgactattaagtacccgttactcagataaGAGAAGTGCGATGCAGGTATGCAGTAAAGCGACTGATCACAATTGCACAATTCTCAACAGcacaagaatctgcatgccaagtcccaactttctagcttttaaaGTTTCTGAGAATTACGCGTttatacggacggacagacagacggacgaACAGATGGACAgaaggacatggctagatcgactcggttagtgctccagatcaagaatatatatagtttATAGGGTaagaaacgcttccttctacctgttacatactttccgacgaatctagtataccttcttagtctacgagtaacgagtaaatatattattttcaaaccatataacaattttttaaaatttataaatacattttctgtttcattttttctttaaattcgtGTTTGGGTATTTTAGATTTTCGATACTTAATAAGTATGCACGttgaaaacgaaaaaataaatacgataattcaataaaaaaaagatattttgcATTACATTTGTGTTCGATTTCACTTATGTacagttttaattaaaaatcctAACTGATACATACTTTTACTTTTCACAAAGCTTTTACCATTCTACTGATATATTATTCGGAAGTTTTCTATACTTTTTTAGCGACTATTACATTAGCGACCCACTAAATGTCTTAATTACCCCATGGCATGCGCCATAGATCCAACACTACTCAATTATTCAGATCACATGTGAAATGCGCGTTAGGGCGGtcgattttaaatattttatttgcatgGCCAAGTTTGACCGATGACTTGGGGTATATATAGTGCCTGTGTGGGCCAAGTCTCGAATCAGTTGAGAGAACAGCTTAGTGGATGAGTGTTAAAAACAAACTacttaaaaacacaaaatcaAGGGGATCTTGGCTTTTAAAGTTCAAAAACGAGAACTGAGCGATGGAACGCTGGCAAGATCGCGTGGCAGTGATCACAGGTGCTAGTTCCGGGATCGGAGCTGCCGTGGCCCGCCAGCTGGTAAGTGCCGGGGTCATTGTTGTGGGTCTGGCTAGGCGGGTGGAACGCATGGAGGCCATCAAGGAGCAACTGCCCCCAGAGCTGCAGACCCGTCTGCATGCCATTCACTGCGATGTCGGGGACCTGGACTCGGTTACGGCCGCCTTCAACTGGATCGAGGAGCATCTCGGCGGATGTGACATTCTGGTGAACAACGCCGGCTGCCTGAATCCTGGACAACTGCTCACCTTAGAGCtggagcaactgcagcaggTTCTAAACGTAAATCTCATGGGCGTGGTCATCTGCACCCGGCTGGCCTTTCGCTCGATGCAGCACCGTGAGGTGGCTGGTCATGTGGTGCTTATCAATAGTCTGACGGGACGAACCATTATCAATCCACCCGGCGACGAGTTGCAGTTGCTTAACATGTATCCGATCACCAAGCACGGGATAACGGCCATGTTAGAGGTTCTACGACAGGAGCTGCGCGGATTCAAGACCAAGATCAAGGTCACAGTGAgtataaattaaacaaaatagaatgctatagtcgatggccttgactatcagatacgcGTAACTCACCTAAGgggagtgcgagggagatttgcaagcagcaaagcgactgTTTCCAAGATTGCACACGCAACAGCGCAATCTAGCGTAGATttctttatttgcttataacattttaatagaTGGTCCGATTTGAACCATTTTTGGCATGAATATAGGTATTGAAAGTTCAGCTTTAAGCTGCACATGCTGGTATCActcaaaaaatttttttttgttgcttgATCGAAGAGCTAATATCACAGAATCCAATTATCTAACCTTGCTTGTTGTTATTAACcaataaagttattaaaatgtaaatttgtGCAGCTTTTTTTTGAAATAGATAGCTTTCCTTTCAGTTCTACTACCTTAAGGAAAAGTGTataaattattgttagcaagTGATACAAAAGATGGGTGTGTCCTTTAAATGTTAAGACCAACATTGCAAAAATGGGTGGCAAATCGAAAGCGCTATGGCTGGTTAAGTAAAAGTATTCAATTTCACTACTTCACATTTTTCCTCCTGCCCTTAATTGGAGTCCGATGTCCTTGGAGAGGTACCGCTATCTACTTTTATTAGATTGTGTCAACTGCCATACGGTTAGAGAATTGGATTCTGCGATATTAGCTCTTTAATCTTGCAACATCGCAAATATCTCAAGAACGATTCTTTGGAAATTTTTTGAGTGATACCAGCGTGTGAAGGAACAACATGTAAGTCTAGCAAAAGTGGGCTTAAatctaaaatcaaaaagaaaaaattgtttgtaagctagtgtaataaaaacaaaacgaagtcccgtttacacttttacaaaatattaaacaatgtGGGAACAGACGCCCGTAATGCTAGCGTTATGGacgtttgtggacgttagagtgggcgtggcatccaactgaaacaaacttgcgctgcgcaagaactTCAAgcgcagaaggaagcgtttccgactccacaaagtatatacattcttgatcagtatcactagccgagtcgatctagccatgtccgtctgtccgtccgtccggatgaacgctgagatctcggaaactattagagctaggctactgggattaggcatgcagattcctgagcttcttacgcagcgcaagtttgtttcagcagggtgccacgcccactttaatgcccacaaaccgcccacaaacttcaaaaaatcgtaagtatgaacgcggatatctcggaaactatcaaagctaGATAATTGGTATTTcggatttagattccgtagccttgtacgcagcacaagtttgttacgcgaatatgccatgcCGACTCTAtcgtccacaaaccgcccaagtcagtggcgcccacaattttcatgctagaaaaaaaaagtttaacagTAACGTATTAGTgccgtcaatacctatcgattgacctaacaaaaagtttgccacgcccactctaacgcacataacgcttaaatctgtctaccgcccacataaccatttATTgagctttgctgcttgcatatcttcatttccctttagctgagtaacgggtatttgatagtcgaggtactcgaccaaagggaaatggggatgtgcaagcagcaaagtgagattaaaatgcgtcacctacccgcgatctcaatactggggtggtcaaaagtattttcacaaaacaaaagttaaatatactcataatttgatcttacttcttgttaacttcggcatcaatggaaaggtaatttaaatgccgtttgaatgatacaatacattttttaacccattcagtacttattgaaaaccttttaaactttttttctcgacttgaaaacttaaattttttgatgcaaaaagtttcttcaaacaaaaataatagtaattgcaaaaagaatttttcaaaaatcattttgcttatattttttatgatttcttgaaaatgtttagaacatgaatttgagccatatttttctttttttcatacaaatttttccgacattgtcactttcaaaaaatcataaaaaatataagcaaaatgatttttgaaaaattctatttgcagttactattatttttgtttgaagaaactttttgcatcaaaagatttaagttttcaagtcgaggaaaaaagtttaaaaagtagatgtttacacaaattcgtccttttcaataactactgaatgggttaagtaATGTATTGTAACATTTAAACGGCATTTacattacctttccattgatgccaaagttaacaggaagtaagttcaaattatgagtacatttaacttttgttttgtgaaaatacttttgaccacccttgtatatggttatgtgggcggttgacagatttaagcgttatgggcgtggcaaactattttttgggtcaattgataggtattgacgaaaataatacatttcagcaaaaaaaattttctaccatgaaaattgtgggcgcaacaggttttaggcggtttgtgggcgttagagtgggagtcGCAAGCTTTTTGTGGATCAATAGGTaatgacgagactaatacatttgagttaaaattttgtatctagaatgcaaattgtgggcgccacaggcttgggcgtcttgtgggcgttagagtaggcttggcatattcgcgtagcaaacttgcgctgcgatgggaacaatacatttcagttaaaatttttactctagcatcaaaactgtaggagccaaaaatttgggcggtttgtgagcgttagagtgggcgtggcaccctgctgaaacaaacttgcgctgcgcaggaagacCAAGAATCGGCATAccgtgtagcaaataaaaagTTAACTTTTTAATCTTTGAGTAGAGTTAGAAAATTCtacaaaaagtaaaataataaaataaaagtaataataTATGCAAACCATAAGctcacattttttatattttccagaGCATCACCCCAGGTGTGACCGACACAGAAATTCTGCCCTCTGGTTACGATACGTTGCCGATGCTAAAGCCGGATGACATTGCCGCGGGCATTATGTACGCCCTGGCCACTCCCCCACATGTTCAAGTGCACGAGCTGACCATCAAGCCGTTGGGAGAGCCCTTCTAAATCCCTCCGGCATATTATTATGATGATAGTAAAAAGATCGTTTTTAGCAAATATACCGGCATGTagaaaatattgattttttttggcttttatTGAATGGTCCCATTTCAATAACTTTTGGCATGTATATGGGTATTGATAATTAGATAAAActcatatttaaataaaatattaaaaaatgtgggcgctgaACCGGCTTTAGTGTTATGATCTGAAATCTGCTGAAaccaacttgcgctgcgcaggaagcccaagaatctgcatgccaagtcccaacattCCAGCTCTTATATTTTCCGACcgtttatacggacagacggacatggctagatcgactcggctagtaatcctaacaaagaatatatatacggaaacgcttctacctgttacatactttccgacgaatctgtatacccttttaatctgcgagtaacgggtataataaaatcCGATGGGTGTAGATAAAAAAGTTAGCATTTCACGGTGAGCACCGCAGCAACctcaatttatacaaaaaggtTAATGCCTATAGTGGGGTGAAAGCTGGTATTTGTTACGAGCGTCGGTTTTGGTGGACAGAGGGGACAATAAGAAGACGACAAAAGCCGCAGTCTGTTAGGTGGCGAGAACACCTCAAATTTCCCAATGCAGCTCCAATGAGCTAATGTAATAAGTTGAGCAATTCACTAGAAAATTTTATCGGTCACTGAAGCAATAAGCGGTGAATTTGAATCCGCAAGCTGACCCTAACAGAATCCAGAAGTAAGTTGGCTAAAACAAAGGGACATGAGGAGCTAGATGGGATACTTAGATACACAAACTGGGGGCCCGGAAGCAAAAGAAAAGCACTAATAAACAGTATATAAGAAGTCAACTTCATGGAGAAAAGGGAGTCAGAAACTCATGTACGGTCCGTCTAATACCCACTGTCGGTCAACCCGAGGAGAACCCTCGTTTGTAACAGTCGCAGTAAAGGAAAATGAATCCTTGATTCCGTTGCATAAAGTCTTGGTTGAATGATCAAAATGCGATCCAATGTGTCTAAAGCGTGATCAACAAAGTTAAAGTGGTAGATCACAAGAGAAAATCGTGAAAGTATACAACGTGCTGTGCCTGATTGCTGCATAGCTGCCAGAAACAAAGTACACATGCAAGTGTAACCTGAGACATGCTAAGGCGTCACCACTACAAAGTTTACCCTAATGCCCCTCTTCGGTGGTCTTTCTTCATTCCATCCatattcttaatttttttcatttatttgtttgtgtGCTGTAGACAAGAAATGCACCAATAGTAATAATTTGCACGCCCCATTAATTGTATCAATATTCTTTAAAGTGGAAGTACacttatacatatatatatatatatagtaaacCTAATGTTTTTACCATCCCCAACATCcagagcgtcgagatctcatcgccaaAAGAGTaagtttatttgtatatttatatatatatacaaggtgagttccaaagtaaacaggatttttaaaaaaaagacagaacaaatagttttttcggcaaaatcaatttattatacccgttactcgtagagtaaaagggtatactagattcgtcggaaagtatgtaacaggcagaaggaagcgtttccgaccccataaagtatatatattcttgatcaggatcactagccgagtcgatctagccatgtccgtctgtccgtctgtccgtctgtccgtctgtccggatgaacgctgagatctcggaaactatgagagctaggctattgagatttgg includes these proteins:
- the LOC119556584 gene encoding farnesol dehydrogenase, giving the protein MERWQDRVAVITGASSGIGAAVARQLVSAGVIVVGLARRVERMEAIKEQLPPELQTRLHAIHCDVGDLDSVTAAFNWIEEHLGGCDILVNNAGCLNPGQLLTLELEQLQQVLNVNLMGVVICTRLAFRSMQHREVAGHVVLINSLTGRTIINPPGDELQLLNMYPITKHGITAMLEVLRQELRGFKTKIKVTSITPGVTDTEILPSGYDTLPMLKPDDIAAGIMYALATPPHVQVHELTIKPLGEPF